One window from the genome of Megalobrama amblycephala isolate DHTTF-2021 linkage group LG4, ASM1881202v1, whole genome shotgun sequence encodes:
- the coro1cb gene encoding uncharacterized protein coro1cb isoform X3: MGQKPVKELGKEDVLSSAVSDYEIINHCEEEAHSNCPEETDQNFVHLDTSILEPCPGQEPTTPNDNNTEPSFNQGGKKISKSYDTDVSQNVRTPNPQLSLAGGSCASEFKTVTSDATATDISTAVDQQQPDKTEGMTNKTHLKDTPNMLEGSCQGDSTDDAVSVEKNETRTLVDRHNSTLDTEAMTKMSGDAEIKRKFSLESENANLLERQPFQEKRVSKGKDKDEVQTLSSAKIRKSCDKVCKESAGTVQHKESPNPDRFKDLDRADSLCLETATTCPSITGLSHSHSSRPWLRSANKQDDLQKDKNISLDMSTCILKEPYDASQTNFAATPKENFRKDQRNPTFHTPFLGKEETIAPAWGKTEGKDKILHIPFDELCLLKSRVTTFDSDTESVTEPTNADTALVPLRIEEDSEQKALSTFHSDLSERNTLFHTEKKNDDKGAFTVMEKHSAVMSSESLTESSAKKVPVSNAPHPAKKGVWGADAPCVKRDSKSVYQKAVQSKITESRKDCDGHLNGRSLVELSGEKDKIQEEVHLDKRVCDQKIYRLDGADTETEVKESSSKHLDPIIVNHFNSFSRSDFDGGDTARVTQKASLQREKEPLYFTAVITPPLQIHAFPDQEARKSSDISHMYVPHTEIQSMIPDVLPADDQTEKKAKIKGPPPPVPKKPKNPFKKAIGSKKSSHSIEEPSEYLDLLLKNIKMDRRQAALQSAEDFNTHASSLDMLPYYIESPSCMCMSIEPEAADIPRYYLAPYNEIVALDCDNLIETVDDRELKEMDMSQLRPLLKKKAKIKGPPPPVPKKPQNPFAKTDTEKIQSSKDSGVENVEHPLKYGRRDSESYMMDTKDEEDTKPTAVPTRYPHAACRIPSSDSSASEENEVSRYRPVSELIRDSNKVQEKVIHHSRTNVMEARPVVAVGSQTLKVSQMKTAFDVQTSPHKMERRSSPKKEMIRRVVRQSKFRHVFGQAVKNDQCYDDIRVSRVTWDSAFCAVNPKFVAIIVEASGGGAFLVLPLQKTGRIDKAYPTVCGHTGPVLDIDWCPHNDHVIASGSEDCTVMVWQIPENGLTSALSEPVVVLEGHSKRVGIVTWHPTARNVLLSAGCDNLIIIWNVGTGEALINLEDMHPDVIFSVCWSRNGSLICTACKDKKF, translated from the exons CAGTAAGAGTTATGACACGGATGTTTCACAGAATGTCAGGACACCAAATCCTCAACTGAGCCTGGCAGGAGGTTCATGTGCCTCAGAATTCAAAACGGTCACAAGCGACGCAACAGCCACAGATATATCTACTGCTGTGGACCAGCAACAACCTGACAAAACAGAAGGAATGACTAACAAAACTCACCTCAAGGATACGCCAAACATGTTAGAAGGTTCTTGTCAAGGGGACTCAACAGATGATGCCGTGAGCGTTGAGAAGAATGAGACACGAACGCTGGTGGACAGACACAATTCGACGTTAGACACAGAGGCAATGACAAAGATGAGTGGTGATGCTGAAATAAAGAGGAAATTCTCTTTGGAATCGGAGAATGCTAATTTACTTGAAAGACAGCCATTCCAGGAAAAAAGAGTTTCAAAGGGTAAAGATAAAGATGAAGTTCAGACCCTAAGTAGTGCTAAAATTAGGAAAAGTTGTGACAAAGTTTGCAAAGAAAGTGCCGGAACTGTTCAACACAAAGAAAGTCCTAATCCGGACAGATTTAAGGATTTGGACAGAGCTGATTCTTTATGTCTGGAGACTGCGACAACTTGTCCGTCAATCACTGGActttcacattcacattcaaGTCGCCCGTGGCTTCGGAGTGCAAATAAGCAGGATGATTTACAGAAGGACAAAAATATCAGTCTGGATATGTCAACATGTATTTTAAAAGAACCTTATGATGCCTCACAGACAAATTTTGCAGCAACACCCAAAGAAAACTTCAGAAAAGACCAAAGAAACCCAACCTTCCATACACCATTTTTGGGAAAAGAAGAGACTATAGCTCCTGCATGGGGTAAAACTGAAGGTAAGGACAAAATCTTGCATATTCCCTTCGATGaactttgtttattaaaatcTAGAGTGACAACATTCGACTCTGACACTGAGAGTGTTACTGAACCCACAAATGCAGACACAGCTCTAGTTCCGTTAAGGATTGAGGAGGACTCTGAACAAAAGGCATTAAGCACATTCCATTCAGATTTGAGCGAAAGAAATACTTTGTTTCACACTGAGAAGAAAAATGATGACAAAGGGGCATTCACTGTCATGGAAAAGCACTCAGCAGTCATGTCATCTGAGAGTTTAACTGAATCCAGTGCTAAAAAAGTCCCTGTTAGCAATGCACCTCACCCAGCCAAAAAGGGAGTGTGGGGAGCAGATGCACCATGTGTGAAAAGAGACAGTAAATCTGTTTATCAAAAAGCTGTTCAGTCGAAAATCACAGAAAGCAGGAAAGATTGTGATGGTCATCTTAATGGAAGATCTTTAGTTGAATTATCAGGAGAAAAAGATAAAATTCAAGAAGAAGTGCATCTGGACAAAAGAGTATGTGATCAAAAGATCTACAGGCTGGATGGTGCAGACACAGAAACAGAGGTCAAAGAGAGCAGCAGTAAACATTTAGATCCAATTATCGTTAACCATTTTAACTCTTTTTCTCGCTCAGATTTTGATGGCGGTGACACCGCGAGAGTCACACAGAAGGCCTCTTTGCAACGGGAAAAAGAGCCTCTCTATTTCACGGCTGTGATCACACCACCACTTCAGATTCATGCATTTCCTGATCAGGAGGCGAGGAAGTCATCTGACATCTCTCATATGTACGTTCCTCACACTGAAATACAGAGCATGATCCCTGACGTCTTACCCGCAGATGATCAGACAGAAAAAAAGGCCAAAATCAAAGGACCACCGCCACCTGTTCCAAAGAAACCAAAGAATCCCTTTAAAAAAGCCATTGGCAGCAAGAAGTCTTCTCATTCCATAGAAGAGCCAAGCGAATATTTGGACCTGCtgctcaaaaatattaaaatggacAGAAGGCAGGCGGCACTGCAGTCCGCTGAGGATTTTAATACACATGCATCATCTCTTGATATGTTGCCTTATTATATCGAGTCCCCATCCTGCATGTGCATGTCCATAGAGCCTGAGGCTGCTGATATTCCAAGATATTATTTAGCCCCATACAATGAAATTGTTGCACTTGACTGTGATAACTTGATAGAAACTGTCGATGACAGAGAACTAAAAGAAATGGATATGTCTCAGCTGAGAccattattgaaaaaaaaagcaaaaataaaggGCCCACCACCACCTGTGCCAAAGAAGCCTCAAAATCCATTTGCTAAAACAGACACGGAGAAGATCCAATCAAGCAAAGACTCTGGTGTGGAAAATGTGGAACATCCTTTGAAATATGGCAGACGTGACTCTGAAAGCTACATGATGGACACTAAGGATGAAGAAGACACTAAACCCACTGCAGTCCCAACCAGATATCCTCACGCCGCCTGTAGAATTCCAAGCAGTGATTCTTCCGCTTCAGAAGAAAACGAAGTGTCCAGATATAGGCCTGTCTCCGAACTCATCAGAGACAGCAACAAAGTCCAGGAGAAAGTGATACATCACAGCAGGACAAACGTAATGGAAGCCAGGCCAGTTGTGGCAGTGGGAAGCCAAACTCTAAAAGTATCGCAAATGAAAACAGCCTTTGATGTACAAACATCTCCCCATAAAATGGAAAGAAGATCCTCACCAAAGAAAG AAATGATCAGACGAGTGGTACGACAGAGTAAATTCCGTCATGTGTTTGGTCAGGCGGTGAAGAATGACCAGTGCTATGATGACATTAGGGTTTCACGGGTTACCTGGGACAGTGCCTTTTGTGCAGTAAACCCCAAATTTGTTGCTATTATTGTGGAGGCTAGTGGGGGTGGAGCTTTCCTTGTTCTGCCTCTGCAAAAG ACGGGTCGTATTGACAAGGCCTACCCAACTGTTTGTGGTCACACAGGCCCTGTGCTGGACATTGACTGGTGCCCGCACAATGATCATGTCATTGCCAGCGGCTCTGAAGATTGTACAGTAATG GTGTGGCAAATCCCTGAGAACGGCCTCACCTCAGCTCTTTCTGAGCCAGTCGTGGTGTTGGAGGGTCACTCCAAGAGGGTGGGCATTGTGACGTGGCATCCAACAGCTCGCAATGTTCTGCTAAGTGCAG GATGTGATAATCTCATCATTATTTGGAACGTGGGCACTGGAGAAGCTCTGATCAACCTGGAGGACATGCATCCTGATGTGATCTTCAGCGTCTGCTGGAGTCGCAACGGCAGCCTCATTTGTACCGCATGCAAGGATAAGAAA TTCTGA